The Streptomyces sp. NBC_00691 genome has a segment encoding these proteins:
- a CDS encoding phosphotransferase family protein, which produces MHTVPDGVEVVASRERARRLDSPPLLVLDAVTGFLDAHGIGSGPIAWQRIGDGHSNVTYLIERGGQSVVLRRGPRPPLPKSTHDMVREARIQKLLHGHGVPVPEILAVCEDEDVLGVPFYLMSRLDGTIVTDTIPPHLSPAEQRRLTSEAVVDTLVALHGIDVAQGELASLGRPEGYLRRQVERFRGLWEVNTTRSLPAVERIADWLAQNLPTSQSASVVHGDYRMGNLMFAPRAPAEVLAILDWEMATLGDPLADLGYLTATWSEDGSPATPLELTKVTRSPGYLTRRRLAERYQRRTGLDLTPLPWYQALALWKAAIFCEAIHTRWQRGERPHDTVFGPSLETGVPRLLERAGHYAGLKATSHH; this is translated from the coding sequence ATGCACACCGTCCCCGACGGCGTGGAGGTCGTCGCGAGCCGCGAGCGGGCCCGTCGTCTCGACAGCCCTCCCCTCCTGGTCCTCGACGCGGTCACCGGCTTCCTCGACGCACACGGCATCGGCAGCGGGCCGATCGCGTGGCAACGCATCGGCGACGGCCACTCCAACGTCACCTACCTGATCGAACGCGGCGGCCAGTCCGTCGTCCTGCGCCGCGGCCCGCGCCCGCCGCTGCCGAAGTCGACGCACGACATGGTGCGCGAGGCACGCATCCAGAAGCTCCTCCACGGGCACGGGGTGCCGGTGCCGGAGATCCTCGCCGTCTGCGAGGACGAGGACGTTCTGGGCGTGCCGTTCTACCTCATGTCCCGGCTCGACGGCACGATCGTCACCGACACGATCCCGCCCCACCTCTCCCCCGCCGAACAGCGCCGGCTGACCAGCGAGGCGGTCGTCGACACCCTTGTCGCGCTGCACGGCATCGACGTCGCCCAGGGGGAGCTCGCCTCCCTGGGCCGACCCGAGGGGTATCTGCGGCGGCAGGTCGAGCGGTTCCGCGGCCTCTGGGAGGTCAACACCACCCGCAGCCTGCCCGCGGTGGAGCGCATCGCGGACTGGCTCGCCCAGAACCTGCCGACGAGCCAGTCGGCCTCGGTGGTGCACGGCGACTACCGCATGGGCAACCTCATGTTCGCCCCGCGGGCCCCGGCAGAGGTCCTCGCGATCCTCGACTGGGAGATGGCCACGCTCGGCGACCCGCTCGCGGACCTGGGGTACCTCACCGCCACCTGGTCCGAGGACGGCAGCCCTGCCACCCCGCTCGAACTCACCAAGGTGACCCGTTCACCCGGCTACCTCACCCGGCGCCGACTGGCAGAGCGCTACCAGCGCCGCACAGGCCTCGATCTCACCCCGCTGCCCTGGTACCAGGCCCTCGCCCTCTGGAAGGCGGCGATCTTCTGCGAGGCCATCCACACCCGCTGGCAGCGGGGCGAGCGTCCTCACGACACGGTCTTCGGACCGTCGCTCGAAACGGGTGTCCCCCGGCTCCTGGAGCGGGCCGGGCACTACGCCGGCCTGAAGGCGACCAGCCACCACTGA
- a CDS encoding acyl-CoA dehydrogenase family protein produces the protein MTYPHLPPETAELRERTRRFIREVVVDAEPVPGGRLDRTTRDRLQAAAKEAGVFAPLVPKEYGGQGLPLEHWSPVLQEAGYSPIGPSVLNCMAPDEGNMHMLNLIATEEQKEHYLAPLAAGDVRSCFGMTEPHPGAGSDPAALRTTAVRTDGGWIIDGHKRFTSGAVGAAFCIVMARTPAVGGAPEGATMFLVDMDNPGIRVGEAIHTVDRAIDGGHPHLYLENCFVPEDAVLGEVGLGFRYAQVRLGPARLTHCMRWLGLARRAHDIALDRAGKRELFGGPIDSLGLAQHLIAESVIDIETSDAIITKTAALLHSDPKAGSAMSSVAKVHCSEAIYRVIDRAVQICGGDGVSDGLPLAQYLNEVRPFRIYDGSNETHRWAVARRASAGRRAAVRAGERFLGDAVVGRDGGA, from the coding sequence ATGACTTACCCTCATCTTCCGCCGGAGACCGCGGAACTGCGGGAGCGCACCCGCCGGTTCATCCGCGAGGTCGTCGTCGACGCGGAGCCCGTACCGGGCGGACGTCTCGACCGGACCACTCGCGACCGGTTGCAGGCCGCGGCGAAGGAGGCCGGTGTCTTCGCGCCGCTCGTGCCGAAGGAGTACGGCGGGCAGGGTCTGCCCCTCGAACACTGGTCACCGGTCCTGCAGGAGGCCGGGTACTCGCCGATCGGCCCCAGCGTGCTCAACTGCATGGCCCCCGACGAGGGCAACATGCACATGCTCAACCTCATCGCCACCGAGGAGCAGAAGGAGCACTACCTCGCGCCCCTGGCGGCGGGGGACGTCCGGTCCTGCTTCGGCATGACCGAGCCCCACCCCGGAGCGGGATCCGACCCGGCGGCGCTGCGGACCACCGCCGTACGCACCGACGGCGGCTGGATCATCGACGGCCACAAGCGGTTCACCAGCGGAGCCGTCGGTGCCGCGTTCTGCATCGTGATGGCGCGGACCCCGGCCGTGGGCGGCGCCCCCGAGGGGGCCACCATGTTCCTGGTCGACATGGACAACCCCGGGATCCGGGTCGGCGAGGCGATCCACACCGTCGACCGCGCCATCGACGGCGGCCACCCGCACCTGTACCTGGAGAACTGCTTCGTCCCCGAGGACGCGGTCCTCGGGGAGGTCGGCCTCGGCTTCCGGTACGCGCAGGTACGGCTCGGCCCCGCGCGGCTCACGCACTGCATGCGGTGGCTGGGGCTGGCGCGCCGGGCGCACGACATCGCGCTGGACCGGGCCGGGAAGAGGGAGCTGTTCGGCGGTCCGATCGACTCGCTCGGCCTGGCGCAGCACCTGATCGCCGAGTCCGTCATCGACATCGAGACCTCCGACGCGATCATCACCAAGACCGCGGCCCTGCTGCACAGCGACCCGAAGGCGGGCTCGGCGATGTCCTCGGTCGCGAAGGTCCACTGCTCGGAGGCGATCTACCGGGTGATCGACCGTGCCGTCCAGATCTGCGGCGGCGACGGCGTCTCCGACGGACTCCCGCTGGCCCAGTACCTGAACGAGGTCCGCCCGTTCCGCATCTACGACGGCTCGAACGAGACCCACCGGTGGGCCGTCGCCCGCCGTGCCTCGGCCGGCCGGCGCGCTGCCGTCCGGGCTGGCGAGCGCTTCCTGGGCGACGCCGTCGTCGGCCGGGACGGGGGCGCGTGA
- a CDS encoding SDR family oxidoreductase — MSENPTHQGRFSGRVAVVTGASRGIGLAVAERLVAEGARVCLTARKAGPLEEAAATLPPGSVVTVAGKADDPEHRREVFDTVAREFGGLDVLVNNAGINPAYGPVVGLDLDVARKVLEVNVLATLAWVQDAAAHPELGFTERGGAVVNLSSVTGDIPSPGIGLYGVSKAAVSHLTRTLAVELGPEIRVNAVAPAVVKTRFAEALYEGRETEVAADYPLRRLGVPYDIAAAVAFLASEDSSWVTGHVLTVDGGLTVAGGTA; from the coding sequence ATGAGCGAGAACCCCACCCATCAAGGCCGTTTCTCGGGCCGGGTCGCCGTCGTGACCGGCGCCAGCCGGGGCATCGGTCTCGCCGTCGCGGAACGACTCGTCGCGGAGGGCGCGCGCGTGTGCCTCACGGCCCGCAAGGCCGGACCGCTCGAAGAGGCCGCCGCCACGCTTCCCCCGGGCAGCGTCGTCACCGTCGCCGGCAAGGCCGACGACCCCGAGCACCGCCGCGAGGTCTTCGACACCGTCGCACGCGAGTTCGGCGGGCTGGACGTCCTCGTGAACAACGCGGGCATCAACCCGGCGTACGGTCCCGTCGTCGGCCTGGACCTCGACGTCGCCCGCAAGGTGCTTGAGGTCAACGTCCTCGCCACCCTCGCCTGGGTGCAGGACGCCGCGGCCCACCCGGAGCTCGGCTTCACCGAACGCGGCGGTGCCGTCGTGAACCTCTCCTCCGTCACCGGCGACATCCCGTCCCCCGGCATCGGCCTCTACGGAGTGAGCAAGGCGGCGGTGTCCCACCTGACCAGGACCCTGGCCGTCGAACTGGGCCCGGAGATCCGTGTCAACGCCGTGGCCCCCGCCGTGGTGAAGACGCGGTTCGCCGAGGCCCTGTACGAGGGCAGGGAGACCGAGGTCGCCGCCGACTACCCCCTGCGGCGTCTGGGCGTGCCCTACGACATCGCCGCCGCCGTGGCGTTCCTGGCCTCGGAGGACTCCTCCTGGGTCACCGGCCACGTCCTCACCGTCGACGGCGGCCTCACGGTCGCCGGCGGCACCGCGTAA
- a CDS encoding class I adenylate-forming enzyme family protein, producing the protein MTVDEGRGRGTFPDGSGTGTDAAPGSLVAAWKARVAKNPEGTALRFFDGALTAREVDAASDALAAAFEARGTGRGDRVGVYLQNVPQYALVLLALWKLGATALGLNPMYRRRELRRIIEDSGAVGVVCADEDVHETLGTLAGSTVRWLISTSALDYQSRNDPRVFATSARHAPAPDGDLVALIGEFEGRSPSPLEPARDDVAFLTYTSGTTGPPKGAMNTHGNVLSVVGTCASWMGVGDGDVVFAMAPLFHITGAVVNATISLLTDTTLVLAGRFHPEVALETFAECGVTYTIGSITAYNAIYELPQAGPEHFASAKALYSGGAPIPPATVERFQERFGVYLHNGYGMTETTSAVIAVPPGERAPVHLPSGTLSIGRPLPRLTARVVDLHGDPVPRGQQGELELSGPQVVPGYWGKPEATRRTMPEGRLRTGDVAVIDEEGWVYLVDRLKDQINVSGYKVWPREVEDALYEHPSVLEAAVVGQPDAYRGETVVAYVSLKAGLNATAEELIAFSRDRLAAYKCPRTIRFIADLPKTQSGKIRRAELRGLDGTEPDSPSKD; encoded by the coding sequence ATGACAGTGGATGAAGGTCGGGGGCGGGGCACGTTCCCCGACGGGTCCGGTACGGGGACGGACGCGGCACCGGGCTCGCTCGTGGCCGCCTGGAAGGCACGCGTGGCGAAGAACCCGGAGGGCACCGCGCTCCGCTTCTTCGACGGCGCTCTGACCGCGAGGGAGGTGGACGCGGCGTCGGACGCGCTCGCCGCCGCGTTCGAGGCCCGCGGCACCGGCCGGGGCGACCGCGTCGGGGTGTACCTGCAGAACGTTCCGCAGTACGCACTGGTGCTGCTGGCCCTGTGGAAACTGGGGGCCACGGCATTGGGACTCAACCCGATGTACCGGCGCCGGGAACTCCGCCGGATCATCGAGGACTCCGGGGCGGTCGGCGTCGTCTGCGCGGACGAGGACGTCCACGAGACGCTCGGCACGCTGGCGGGGAGCACGGTGCGCTGGCTGATCAGCACATCGGCGCTGGACTACCAGTCGAGGAACGATCCGCGGGTCTTCGCGACGTCGGCACGCCACGCCCCGGCGCCGGACGGCGACCTGGTGGCGCTGATAGGCGAGTTCGAGGGCCGGAGCCCCTCGCCCCTGGAGCCGGCCCGTGACGACGTCGCGTTCCTGACGTACACCTCGGGGACGACGGGGCCGCCGAAGGGTGCCATGAACACCCACGGCAACGTCCTGAGCGTGGTGGGGACCTGCGCGTCGTGGATGGGTGTGGGCGACGGGGACGTCGTGTTCGCCATGGCCCCGCTGTTCCACATCACCGGGGCGGTGGTCAACGCGACGATCTCCCTGCTCACCGACACCACGCTCGTCCTGGCCGGCCGGTTCCACCCCGAGGTCGCCCTGGAGACCTTCGCCGAGTGCGGGGTGACCTACACGATCGGCTCCATCACCGCGTACAACGCGATCTACGAGCTGCCGCAGGCCGGACCGGAGCACTTCGCGTCGGCGAAGGCCCTGTACTCGGGTGGCGCGCCGATCCCGCCCGCCACCGTGGAGCGGTTCCAGGAGCGGTTCGGCGTCTACCTCCACAACGGCTACGGCATGACAGAGACGACGTCCGCCGTCATCGCGGTGCCGCCGGGTGAGCGGGCGCCGGTGCATCTGCCGAGCGGGACGCTGTCCATCGGCAGGCCTCTGCCCCGTCTCACCGCGCGCGTCGTCGACCTGCACGGCGATCCAGTGCCCCGCGGTCAGCAGGGTGAGCTGGAGTTGAGCGGGCCGCAGGTCGTCCCCGGGTACTGGGGCAAGCCCGAGGCCACCCGCCGGACCATGCCGGAGGGCCGGCTGCGTACCGGCGACGTCGCCGTCATCGACGAGGAGGGCTGGGTCTACCTGGTGGACCGGCTCAAGGACCAGATCAACGTGTCCGGGTACAAGGTCTGGCCGCGCGAGGTCGAGGACGCCCTGTACGAGCACCCCTCGGTTCTTGAGGCCGCGGTCGTCGGGCAGCCGGACGCCTACCGCGGCGAGACCGTCGTCGCCTACGTCTCCCTCAAGGCCGGCCTGAACGCCACGGCGGAGGAACTGATCGCCTTCTCCCGCGACCGCCTCGCCGCCTACAAGTGCCCCCGCACGATCCGTTTCATCGCCGACCTGCCCAAGACCCAGAGCGGCAAGATCCGGCGGGCCGAGCTCCGCGGCCTCGACGGCACCGAGCCGGATTCCCCCTCGAAGGACTGA
- a CDS encoding long-chain-fatty-acid--CoA ligase — MLNLSVLLEDSARTHPDRDAVVLGTARLTYAQIDAAANQVANLLVDRGIWPGDKVALSCPNVPWFPIVYYGILKAGAVVVPLNVLLKGREVAYHLADSEAKAYFCFEGGEGLPMGAEGHAGFTGTPGCEHFFLITADPAAESPLEGVETMGAALRGTATTFDSIGTSGDDPAVLLYTSGTTGQAKGAELSHANLVLNALACNRLLENQPAQDTHLVVLPLFHSFGATVQMNAGFSTASTLVLLPRFDARQTVSLMQREDITVFAGVPTMWWGLLQALTDDVDVERIARNLRVGVSGGASLPAEIAKQVRERLGVQVLEGYGLSETSPVVTFSDPAREARPGSIGVPIWGVEVKLVDADWSEVEDDGTGSAVGEIAVKGPNVMKGYHGRPEATAEAIRDGWFRTGDLARRDKDGFYYIVDRAKDLIIRGGFNVYPREIEEVLMTHPAVSLAAVVGVPHESHGEEIKAFVILDRGAGARPDELIAWGREQMAGYKYPRIVEIVQTLPMTSTGKILKRELA, encoded by the coding sequence ATGCTGAACCTCTCGGTCCTGCTCGAGGACTCCGCCCGCACCCACCCGGACCGGGACGCAGTCGTCCTCGGCACGGCGCGTCTCACCTATGCCCAGATCGACGCCGCCGCCAATCAGGTCGCCAACCTCCTGGTCGACCGAGGCATCTGGCCCGGCGACAAGGTCGCGCTCAGTTGTCCGAACGTGCCCTGGTTCCCCATCGTCTACTACGGGATCCTCAAGGCCGGCGCCGTCGTCGTACCGCTCAACGTCCTGCTCAAGGGCCGGGAGGTCGCCTACCACCTCGCCGACTCGGAGGCGAAGGCGTACTTCTGCTTCGAGGGCGGCGAGGGCCTGCCGATGGGTGCGGAGGGACACGCCGGGTTCACCGGGACCCCGGGCTGCGAGCACTTCTTCCTCATCACCGCCGATCCGGCGGCGGAGAGCCCGCTCGAGGGCGTCGAGACCATGGGCGCCGCGCTGCGGGGCACGGCGACGACGTTCGACAGCATCGGGACCTCGGGGGACGACCCGGCTGTGCTGCTCTACACGAGCGGTACGACGGGACAGGCGAAGGGTGCCGAACTCAGCCACGCCAACCTGGTGCTCAACGCCCTGGCGTGCAACCGGCTGTTGGAGAACCAGCCGGCCCAGGACACCCATCTGGTCGTGCTGCCGCTGTTCCACTCCTTCGGCGCGACCGTGCAGATGAACGCCGGCTTCTCGACGGCGAGCACACTCGTGCTGCTGCCACGGTTCGACGCCCGGCAGACGGTGTCCCTGATGCAGCGGGAGGACATCACCGTCTTCGCGGGCGTCCCCACCATGTGGTGGGGCCTCTTGCAGGCCCTCACCGACGACGTCGACGTCGAGCGCATCGCGAGGAACCTGCGCGTCGGCGTCTCCGGCGGCGCCTCGCTCCCCGCGGAGATCGCCAAGCAGGTCAGGGAGCGGCTGGGCGTCCAGGTCCTGGAGGGCTACGGCCTCTCCGAGACCTCGCCGGTGGTGACCTTCAGCGATCCGGCGCGGGAGGCCCGGCCCGGGTCGATCGGCGTGCCGATCTGGGGCGTCGAGGTCAAGCTCGTCGACGCGGACTGGTCGGAGGTCGAGGACGACGGCACGGGCAGCGCCGTCGGGGAGATCGCGGTCAAGGGCCCCAACGTGATGAAGGGGTACCACGGCCGCCCCGAGGCCACCGCGGAAGCGATCCGGGACGGCTGGTTCCGCACCGGCGACCTGGCCCGCAGGGACAAGGACGGCTTCTACTACATCGTCGACCGGGCGAAGGACCTGATCATCCGCGGCGGCTTCAACGTCTACCCGCGCGAGATCGAGGAGGTCCTGATGACGCACCCGGCGGTGAGCCTGGCCGCGGTCGTCGGCGTGCCGCACGAGAGCCACGGAGAGGAGATCAAGGCGTTCGTCATCCTCGACCGCGGCGCCGGGGCCCGTCCCGACGAGCTGATCGCCTGGGGCAGGGAGCAGATGGCCGGCTACAAGTACCCGCGCATCGTGGAGATCGTGCAGACCCTGCCGATGACGTCCACCGGAAAGATCCTCAAGCGCGAACTCGCATGA
- a CDS encoding aspartate aminotransferase family protein → MALESSRSAFERARRSVGGGVGSGLRAAMPPHPLFVREARGAYVWDLDGDRYVDYVMAWGPLVLGHGDPRVLSAVSEVTTKMQVVGTGHPLEYLAAEAVLEAVPHGERLLWSNTGTEAVQVALRLARAATGRRRVLKFARSYHGWHDTVYAGMSEDDCDRPATPGGPGQSASVLDDLVVARFNDVRLAERLLSESAERDIAAVLVDPVMSNAGVEAPTPQFLSTLRTLCDRYGVVLVFDEVIAGFRVARGGAAEKYGVLPDLSVFGKAMAGGFTQSAVVGRAELVDQVTVGVVHAGTFNANPIALAAVAATMRVLADPSVYEQLEVISSEFEARVGAVLGSSPAFGSFNRVGSLLQYVPAGGATGLHGTSGLWTVILEGMLRQGFLFMPSGKVFLSTAHTTADVEATAEALDRLLRKL, encoded by the coding sequence ATGGCCCTGGAATCATCACGCTCGGCCTTCGAGCGAGCCCGCCGCAGCGTCGGCGGGGGTGTGGGCTCGGGCCTGCGCGCCGCGATGCCTCCCCATCCGCTCTTCGTACGCGAGGCGCGGGGCGCGTACGTCTGGGACCTGGACGGCGACCGATACGTCGACTATGTAATGGCCTGGGGGCCGCTCGTCCTCGGTCACGGTGACCCGCGCGTGCTGTCAGCCGTGTCCGAGGTCACGACGAAGATGCAGGTGGTCGGGACCGGTCATCCGCTGGAGTACCTCGCGGCGGAAGCGGTCCTCGAAGCGGTGCCGCACGGCGAGCGACTGCTGTGGAGCAACACGGGGACCGAGGCGGTGCAGGTGGCGCTGCGCCTCGCGCGCGCCGCCACCGGCAGGCGCCGCGTCCTCAAGTTCGCCAGGAGCTACCACGGCTGGCACGACACCGTGTACGCCGGGATGTCCGAGGACGACTGCGATCGCCCGGCCACCCCCGGCGGACCGGGACAGTCGGCCAGCGTCCTGGACGACCTGGTCGTGGCGCGCTTCAACGACGTGCGGCTGGCCGAGCGCCTGCTGAGCGAGTCCGCCGAGCGCGACATCGCGGCCGTGCTCGTCGACCCGGTGATGAGCAACGCCGGCGTCGAAGCACCCACACCGCAGTTCCTGTCGACGCTGCGGACCCTCTGCGACCGGTACGGCGTCGTCCTGGTCTTCGACGAGGTGATCGCCGGTTTCCGGGTCGCACGGGGCGGGGCGGCCGAGAAGTACGGCGTGCTGCCCGACCTGTCCGTCTTCGGGAAGGCGATGGCCGGAGGCTTCACCCAGAGCGCCGTCGTCGGACGGGCCGAACTGGTCGATCAAGTGACGGTCGGCGTCGTGCACGCCGGAACCTTCAACGCCAACCCGATCGCGCTGGCGGCCGTCGCGGCGACGATGCGCGTCCTGGCCGATCCGTCGGTCTACGAGCAACTCGAAGTGATCTCATCCGAGTTCGAAGCCCGCGTCGGCGCCGTTCTCGGTTCGTCGCCCGCCTTCGGCAGCTTCAACCGGGTCGGCTCGCTCCTCCAGTACGTCCCCGCCGGTGGCGCCACAGGGCTCCACGGAACAAGCGGCCTCTGGACGGTGATCCTCGAAGGGATGCTGCGTCAGGGCTTCCTGTTCATGCCGTCCGGCAAGGTCTTCCTCAGCACGGCGCACACCACCGCCGACGTCGAGGCGACGGCCGAGGCCCTCGACCGGCTCCTGCGGAAGTTGTGA
- a CDS encoding Zn-dependent alcohol dehydrogenase, translating to MTIEFDAAVFRTPNEPLTIERVRIPSTPPPGEVLVRLKASGVCHSDLHVLLGEWEVPSPMILGHEGSGIVESVGDGVTTLKKGDHVVLSWTPSCRRCRYCISGRPVLCDMVSEHSANHLSFDGRSRITSADGGDAYSFAGLGTFGEYTLVPESGAIAIRDDAPFPQSALVGCAVTTGVGAAVNTAEVRPSDTVLVLGCGGVGLNAIQGARLAGARKIIAADISDEKLEQARVFGATDLINNGREDFADRVRQLTDGRGVEIAIEAIGLPRTIESAYEVLARGGTAVVAGQVADGMRISIDPFVMSDQELSLIGSNYGSSKPDSDFPMLIDHYMNHRLDLDSLVTSVIQLKDVNEAFDQMKRGIGIRSVITY from the coding sequence ATGACCATCGAATTCGACGCCGCCGTCTTCAGGACGCCGAACGAACCGCTGACCATCGAGCGAGTGAGGATTCCCTCGACGCCTCCGCCCGGCGAGGTACTCGTGCGGCTCAAAGCGAGCGGGGTGTGCCACAGCGACCTCCACGTCCTCCTGGGCGAATGGGAGGTTCCTTCGCCGATGATCCTCGGCCATGAGGGGTCCGGGATCGTGGAGAGCGTCGGAGACGGCGTCACGACGTTGAAGAAGGGCGACCACGTCGTGTTGTCCTGGACGCCTTCCTGTCGCCGCTGCCGCTACTGCATCAGCGGCAGGCCGGTCCTCTGCGACATGGTGAGCGAGCACTCGGCGAACCACCTGTCGTTCGACGGCCGGTCCCGGATCACGTCCGCCGACGGGGGCGACGCCTACAGCTTCGCGGGCCTCGGAACGTTCGGCGAGTACACCCTCGTGCCCGAATCGGGTGCGATCGCCATCCGGGACGACGCCCCGTTCCCGCAGTCCGCCCTGGTCGGATGTGCCGTCACGACCGGTGTCGGCGCGGCCGTCAACACCGCCGAGGTGCGGCCGAGCGACACCGTGCTGGTCCTCGGCTGCGGCGGCGTCGGCCTGAACGCGATCCAGGGCGCCCGGCTCGCCGGCGCGCGGAAGATCATCGCTGCGGACATCTCCGACGAGAAGCTGGAGCAGGCGCGCGTCTTCGGCGCGACCGACCTGATCAACAACGGCCGCGAGGACTTCGCCGACCGGGTGCGACAACTCACCGACGGACGCGGTGTGGAGATCGCCATCGAGGCCATCGGGCTGCCCCGCACCATCGAGTCGGCCTACGAGGTCCTGGCCCGGGGCGGTACGGCGGTGGTCGCCGGGCAGGTGGCGGACGGCATGAGGATCTCCATCGATCCCTTCGTCATGTCCGATCAGGAGCTCTCGCTCATCGGCTCGAACTACGGCTCCAGCAAGCCGGATTCCGACTTTCCCATGCTGATCGACCACTACATGAACCACCGCCTCGATCTCGACTCCCTGGTGACGAGCGTGATCCAACTGAAGGACGTCAACGAGGCGTTCGACCAGATGAAGCGCGGCATCGGCATCCGCTCGGTGATCACGTACTGA
- a CDS encoding NAD-dependent succinate-semialdehyde dehydrogenase, whose translation MAKKHVYAVVDPATGKLVKEYPTATDEAVEGAVDAAADAYARWSRQTSVAQRAQLLNTVAALHDERSAHLAEVIHREMGKPLEEAVGEVEFSASIYRYYAENAERFLADEPIELLEGEGTAFVRRQPVGVLLGIMPWNYPYYQVARFAAPNLALGNTIVLKHASQCPESSAALQQLFTDAGFPQGCYVNVHATGEQIGRAIADPRVQGVSFTGSERAGAQVAEQAGRSLKKVVLELGGSDPFIVLSTDDLDATVQAAVETRFENAGQACNAGKRFIVAEDLYDAFLDRFTGKVLALTDGLAPLSSVAAAEYVEEQVERAVGEGATFVSARQREGAYFPPGVLTGVSPASPSAAEELFGPVATVYRVGSEEEAVDLANGTPYGLGSYVFTTDPEQALRVADRIDAGMVFVNGVGLEGAELPFGGVKLSGFGRELGRAGIDEFANKKLIRSARP comes from the coding sequence ATGGCGAAGAAGCACGTGTACGCGGTGGTGGACCCCGCCACCGGCAAGCTGGTCAAGGAGTACCCCACCGCGACGGACGAGGCGGTCGAGGGGGCGGTCGACGCCGCGGCCGACGCCTACGCGCGGTGGTCGAGGCAGACCTCCGTGGCACAGCGCGCCCAGCTGCTGAACACCGTCGCCGCCCTTCACGACGAGCGCAGCGCGCACCTCGCCGAGGTCATCCACCGCGAGATGGGCAAGCCGCTGGAGGAGGCCGTCGGGGAGGTCGAGTTCAGCGCCTCCATCTACCGGTACTACGCCGAGAACGCGGAGAGGTTCCTCGCCGACGAGCCGATCGAGCTCCTCGAAGGGGAGGGCACCGCGTTCGTCCGCCGCCAGCCGGTCGGCGTGCTGCTGGGGATCATGCCTTGGAACTACCCGTACTACCAGGTGGCCCGGTTCGCCGCGCCCAACCTCGCGCTGGGCAACACCATCGTGCTCAAGCACGCGTCGCAGTGCCCGGAGTCGTCCGCGGCTCTCCAGCAGCTGTTCACGGACGCGGGCTTCCCCCAGGGCTGTTACGTCAACGTCCACGCCACCGGCGAGCAGATCGGTCGCGCCATCGCGGACCCCCGCGTGCAGGGCGTCTCCTTCACCGGTTCGGAGCGGGCCGGCGCACAGGTCGCCGAGCAGGCCGGGCGCAGCCTCAAGAAGGTGGTGCTCGAACTGGGCGGCTCGGACCCCTTCATCGTGCTGTCGACCGACGACCTCGACGCCACGGTCCAGGCGGCGGTCGAGACGCGGTTCGAGAACGCCGGCCAGGCGTGCAACGCCGGGAAGCGCTTCATCGTCGCCGAGGACCTCTACGACGCCTTCCTCGACAGGTTCACCGGGAAGGTGCTCGCCCTGACCGACGGCCTGGCGCCGCTCTCCTCGGTCGCCGCCGCCGAGTACGTCGAGGAGCAGGTCGAGCGAGCCGTGGGCGAGGGGGCGACCTTCGTCTCCGCACGGCAGCGCGAGGGCGCGTACTTCCCGCCCGGCGTGCTGACGGGCGTCTCCCCGGCGTCGCCGTCGGCCGCCGAGGAGCTCTTCGGCCCGGTCGCGACCGTCTACCGGGTCGGCTCCGAGGAGGAGGCCGTCGACCTGGCGAACGGGACGCCGTACGGCCTGGGCTCCTACGTGTTCACGACGGACCCGGAGCAGGCGCTGCGCGTCGCCGACAGGATCGACGCCGGCATGGTCTTCGTCAACGGCGTCGGCCTCGAAGGCGCGGAACTGCCCTTCGGCGGGGTCAAGTTGTCCGGTTTCGGCCGCGAGCTGGGCCGGGCGGGAATCGACGAGTTCGCCAACAAGAAGCTCATCCGCTCCGCCCGGCCGTGA
- a CDS encoding transporter produces the protein MREALFLLADLWMIFVGYFYGWKLIRRYGNYLLGLELMVVATSGSNFLLWSLLGAESDSVLYDVAYFFDAFSRSVGITLILIMGLMKVTHRYKPSRRVDVAVFGVAIVAGLLLRPFHGADLQTGGIAYWVAVFYVVVNLLTAVFLGYFVKRLWGAGAKRLAIWTGLATAAGTTIALVYDFFPLPFDDANRTIFYTAALATWGTQGFVLFHAYRALHDHNAASDANPARATSALA, from the coding sequence ATGAGAGAGGCGCTGTTCCTGCTGGCCGACCTGTGGATGATCTTCGTCGGCTACTTCTACGGCTGGAAGCTCATCCGCCGGTACGGCAACTACCTCCTCGGTCTCGAACTGATGGTCGTCGCGACGTCGGGCAGCAACTTCCTGCTCTGGTCGCTGCTCGGCGCCGAGAGCGACAGCGTCCTGTACGACGTGGCGTACTTCTTCGACGCCTTCTCCCGGTCGGTCGGCATCACGCTCATCCTGATCATGGGCCTGATGAAGGTCACCCACCGCTACAAGCCGAGCCGCCGCGTCGACGTCGCCGTGTTCGGAGTCGCGATCGTGGCCGGTCTGCTCCTCCGGCCGTTCCACGGCGCGGATCTCCAGACCGGCGGCATCGCGTACTGGGTCGCCGTGTTCTACGTCGTCGTCAACCTCCTCACGGCCGTCTTCCTCGGGTACTTCGTCAAGCGGCTCTGGGGCGCGGGCGCGAAGCGGCTCGCGATCTGGACGGGCCTGGCCACCGCCGCCGGGACCACCATCGCGTTGGTCTACGACTTCTTCCCGCTGCCGTTCGACGACGCGAACCGCACGATCTTCTACACCGCCGCACTGGCGACCTGGGGCACCCAGGGATTCGTCCTCTTCCACGCCTACCGAGCGCTGCACGACCACAACGCGGCCTCGGACGCGAACCCGGCCCGCGCCACCAGCGCCCTCGCATGA